AAGCGCGTTTCAGAGGTAGAACAGCGGTTGATAAAGTCTATTAAACTTTGGCGTTGCGATTCAAGAAAAAATTGGCCAAAAAAAGTCCCGAGTGCCTCGCGTTCGCTCATCCCTAGGAATTCCTCAGCATATCGGTTCCAAGTCAAGATTGTTGCCGCCTCATCGACGGCTACAACCCCGATAGGAGCGCGATCTAGGAGTCGCTCCATATACTGCGCCGGCTGTGGCGGCGGCGCAGAAGCGTTAGATAGGCTGGCTTGGGCTGCCATTAGCATAGAGCGATAGCTGCGGCGCTGCTTCGTTCGAGTAATGGCTTCTTGTAAAGCGATCACCAAAGCCTCGCCTTCAGCAGTTGACCGGCAGCTGACTTGATTGCCCAGGAAGGGTGAAAATTGCAATGCTTGCTGCATCTGCTGGTGGAAAGCTGGATCGCTGAGAATCAAAACCGCCAACTCTTTATCCACAGATTGAACGCGCTGGGCAATTTGTACCGGCTCACTCACCAGTGAACCGAGTACCACCACATCAAGGTTAATTTCTCCCGCCTCCAAGCTTTGTAGCAACGGTTCAGGATCTTGCTCAAACTCAACCAATTCCTCAGGTAATAAGCTGAGGCTTTTATGAAGTACCGTCAAGGTAGCGGGATCTACCTGCACCATGACGATTTTACCTGCCATTCCTTAATCTCCCAGCAACGGTAGACCGAGCAGTGCCCGACCAGCCCATGTTCGCAGGATATCAGTTGTTGGGGACATTACGTGAGCGGCACGCGCATCACGCAGCAGACGCTCTAACCTAGAACCGTCCCGGTAATTAATTCCGCCCGTTATTGTCATCACTTCGTTCACAACATTGACCGCACAATCAGCCACTTCAGCTTTCGCTGAGCATAGCGCTGGCAGCGTATTCGGGCCGCCTGAGTCAGCTTCAGTGGCAGCATAATAAATCAGCCGGCGAGTTCGCTCTACCACACTCCATAATGTGCCTAGCCGGTGTTGCATCACAGCCGTCTGACCGAGGGTTGAACCGCTGTGGGTATAGTAGCGTTTGGACAAGTGAATCCGCGCTTCCTCTAGTGCTGCGCTGGCGACGCCTAAATAAGTGCCGGCCATTGCGACTAAGAAGTAGGGCGCGACGACGTTGAATACGTACCAGATTTGATCGCCTTCTGCACCAAGAAGATCCTGGCGCGGCACCGGCACATTTCGCAATTCTGCTGAGCGCGAAGAGTTGCCCCGCATTCCTAAGCCGGCCCAAGGCGTCCCCCAGATCAGCCCTTCCGCACCATTAGAAATCATCGCGCAGGAAAATTCTCCCACGGCATTAGCATCTGCCGCTGTCGTGGAAATCACGTATGAGTCCGCATATCCGCCATTTGTGATGAAAGACTTCTGTCCGCTGGCGCGAAACATTGCCGGCGACTCTACAGTTAATTGGCACTGCGGAAGATAGAAGTGCGCCCCGCTTCCCGGTTCACTCAGCGCTAAGGTGGTGAGGTGTTTGCCTTCGCAGATCGGTTCCACATAACGCTCTTGTTGGTAGGGAGTGGCCTTGGCGGCAAGCACTGCTGTGCCGACACTGTGCATTCCAAAACAAAGTGCGGTTGAGGCGCATTCGCCTCCCAGTATTTCACAAACTTGTGTTAGTGCTAAAAGACCTTGTCCCAGTCCTCCCTTTGCTTTTGGTACGACTAAGCCACCTAAGCCGGCTGCCTGCATCGCGCGAATTCCTTGCTCTGGCCAACAGGCATCTCGGTCTACTTTGATAGTCTCGACCGCAACAACTTCGTGTGCGATGTCCCGCGTGGTTTCCAGAATTGTTTCAAAACTGAAAGGATTCTTTTTTTGACTGATAGCAATCATTTTTTACCTTCTATCAGAAGCCGTGTAGTTTGAGATTCTAAATTTTGACTGTAATAACACTTAAATGAGTTCAATCAGTTAAGTAATTTCTCTGATGCACATTTTCACAGTCTTTGTAGCTAAAGCAGTTGAGTGTGAGCACTTGCACCCTTAAACTTTACGGCCTCACCACTCCCCAAAACCTGATTAATTCTAGCCTTGAATTATTTGCGCTGGCTGTGAATTTCTGCAATTTTCTCTTTAACAGAGCTATCCTCCCCATTGTGCACCTTAGACTTGTCGGCTAAAAATTTAAGGGTAAGACCATGAGCCATTCCTCTGTATTAGCGCAGGTTTAGACTCACTAACATTGCTTTATTAAGAATAGTTTATCAGCTAATGATTGTCATTGTAAAGTATGCACCTTCTGAGCGTTTCAAGCTTTCAGACAATTTCAATACAGGAATTGCCTGAGATCACCTCAAACATACAGGCAGCTATAAAAGCAGATGCGTTGAACTTTTATACTTTCTAAGAAAGTTTTTAAATGGCATCTGAATTACATACTTATTTTATGAAAGTGCATCTATCTAGGGGATGAGTTTATTGTAAAGAGATTAGGGTTATTGAATACAAATAGCGCTCAGAGGTCTCTGCATCGGTGGTGCCTGCGCCCGGATGTGCGTAGATTATTCAGTCCTGCTACAAGTCTACTGGTAATGGTGGGATGGCAAAGTTGTCTGGATAACCCTAAAGGAAATTACTGTAGAGGAGAAAAGACCATAATTGCTGTGAGGCGATCACTCTTAGCGCTAAGAGTGATCGCTCACCTCAAAACAGTCTTCTAAAACCTCAGCGTTCGAGCTGTTCCATCATCGGAAAAACGCTGCTCTCCCACGCTGGCAACTTGCACAATCACCTCACGGGAGGGTGGATTCCAGTTCCCCTCACGCGCGGCAATTTCAACAATGGTTTGTTGCCCTTCTGAACGCACACGGTAAGTTGTCGTTGCCCAAGCGCCGGCTGTGAATTCAAAGGTATTTCCGTCATCTTCATAGAGCGTAAATTCCCCATTTCCCGGCCAAATTCGCAAGGTTAATTCATCTAGGGGACGCTCATCAACGTGTTGCATCACCGGCATCATGGGAATAACCGCGCCTTCGCGTACATAAAGCGGCATCCGTTCCAGGGGTGCGTGTGCCAAAATGTGAGTCGATCCTTCGTAACGCTCACCACTCCACCAGTCATACCACACGCCTTCCGGCAAATAAACTGCACGGTGTTCAACGCCTGGACGATAGATGGGGGCTGCCATTAGGGAAGGGCCAAGCAATACTTGATCGTAAAGCTTATAAGTGGAGGGATCGTTCGGAAAATGATAAAGCAAGGGTCGCAAAATTGGTGCGCCAGTCGTTGCCGCCTCGGAAAATAGCGTGTAAATGTAAGGCAGCAGCCGGTAACGCAACTCGATGTATTCGCGGCAAATTTTCTCGACGCGATCACCGAACACCCACGGCTCATGTCGTGCCGTACTCATTGCAGAATGACCGCGCATCAAGGGGTAGAGCATTCCCACTTGCATCCAGCGTGCGAATAACTCTGCCGTGGCATTACCGGCAAACCCGCCAATATCACATCCGACAAATGCCACACCTGAAAGCCCCATATTGCACAGCATGGGTAACGACATTTCTAGGTGTTCCCACAGCGATTGATTGTCTCCCATCCAAACGGATGACCAACGCTGAATGCCGGCATACCCGGATCGCGTAAGGACGAATGATCTCTGCGTGGAACGGTGCCGGTTTAAGCCTTCCCGACACGCCTGCGACATCATTAATCCGTATAAATTATGCACTTCTGCATGAGTGGCGCGTTCCTCATCTGGGCCTTGGGGTGCATCCTGGGGAAACCAAATTTTATTACCCGGATCTCCAAATGGTCGGTCGTCAAGTGCCGGCTCATTCATATCGTTCCAAATGCCGGCGATTCCGATATCCGTTAGGGTTTTGTGCCAGTCTCCCCACCATTTACGAACATCAGGACGGGCAAAATCGGGAAAAACGGCCTTATCTGGCCAAACGTAGCCGTGGAACAACTGACCATCAGCTTTTCGCACAAAACAGTCGTTTTCGACTCCCTCGTCAAAAACTGGGTAATCTCCTTCTGGTTCATACTTGACACCGGGATCGATAATGGTCACGGTTTTGATGCCGTTTTTCGCCAAATCGCTAACTAATTGCTTGGGATCGGGGAAGCGTTTGGGACTCCAGGTAAAGACGCGGTAGCCGCGCATATAGTCAATATCGAGATGAATGACATCACAGGGAATATGCCGGTTGCGGAATTCCTCAGCGAGTTCGCGCACCACTTCCTCAGATTCATAACTCCACCGACATTGGTGATAACCCAGCGACCACTTCGGCGGCAGCGGCATCTTGCCCGTTAGCTCACCGTAAGTCTGCAAAATTTGAGCCGGCTCTGGGCCGTAGATAATGTAATAATCCAGCTCCTCAGCACGGGTTTCCATCCGCCAAACACCCGGCTGTTCCGCACCAAGATCAAACTGACTCCAATGGGTGGTGTTGAAGAAGATACCGTAAGCGAGATGAGGACGTAGGGCGATAAAAAAAGGAATCGCCTGGTACATTTCATCGCTGAGAACGCCATAATCGAGGGCGTCAGTTGTCCAGTTGGTTTTCACCTCGCTGAGTTTGTCCAGCAGGTGGGTGCGCTCGCCAAAACCATAGAAGTGCTCATCGGCTTCGATTTGCTTCCAGCCGGCAATCGTTCCGCTACGCCAGCCGGTGCCTAGGCCGGTGTCTTGGGCAAAAGGGTTTCCGGCTTTATCCATACACGTAATTCTGCATTTGTCAAGTTGCACCGATACGCGCATCTGCTCTGTCTCGATTTCCACAGCCTCAGCGGTTTCCCGCATTTGGTAGGCCACAGCCGGCCATTCCGCATCATCTCGCGCAACTGCCCAAGATCGGCGTGGTTTAAAGCTGCCGGTGGGTGTCATTCGCACCCGAATTAAATTCGCTGCCAGCACGCTGATTTTGAAATGAGGGCCGGCACAATCAAAGTAAACATTGCGATCGTCCTGTCGCACAGATTGAACGGCTTCTAAAGTTGACCACGGCTGCTCAGCTACTTGAAGTTTTCCGAAATACTGTGGCATAAAGTCTCCTAGAAAACAATCAGAAAGACCTTTCTATTTTGCTACTTAATGATTGCTTTTTTGCAATAGTTTTCAATTAACAATTTCTCATTCTTTAGGAATTATTATTAATTCCTCTTCAGGTAGATCG
The Microcoleus sp. FACHB-672 DNA segment above includes these coding regions:
- a CDS encoding acyl-CoA dehydrogenase family protein; translated protein: MIAISQKKNPFSFETILETTRDIAHEVVAVETIKVDRDACWPEQGIRAMQAAGLGGLVVPKAKGGLGQGLLALTQVCEILGGECASTALCFGMHSVGTAVLAAKATPYQQERYVEPICEGKHLTTLALSEPGSGAHFYLPQCQLTVESPAMFRASGQKSFITNGGYADSYVISTTAADANAVGEFSCAMISNGAEGLIWGTPWAGLGMRGNSSRSAELRNVPVPRQDLLGAEGDQIWYVFNVVAPYFLVAMAGTYLGVASAALEEARIHLSKRYYTHSGSTLGQTAVMQHRLGTLWSVVERTRRLIYYAATEADSGGPNTLPALCSAKAEVADCAVNVVNEVMTITGGINYRDGSRLERLLRDARAAHVMSPTTDILRTWAGRALLGLPLLGD
- a CDS encoding glycoside hydrolase family 31 protein, encoding MPQYFGKLQVAEQPWSTLEAVQSVRQDDRNVYFDCAGPHFKISVLAANLIRVRMTPTGSFKPRRSWAVARDDAEWPAVAYQMRETAEAVEIETEQMRVSVQLDKCRITCMDKAGNPFAQDTGLGTGWRSGTIAGWKQIEADEHFYGFGERTHLLDKLSEVKTNWTTDALDYGVLSDEMYQAIPFFIALRPHLAYGIFFNTTHWSQFDLGAEQPGVWRMETRAEELDYYIIYGPEPAQILQTYGELTGKMPLPPKWSLGYHQCRWSYESEEVVRELAEEFRNRHIPCDVIHLDIDYMRGYRVFTWSPKRFPDPKQLVSDLAKNGIKTVTIIDPGVKYEPEGDYPVFDEGVENDCFVRKADGQLFHGYVWPDKAVFPDFARPDVRKWWGDWHKTLTDIGIAGIWNDMNEPALDDRPFGDPGNKIWFPQDAPQGPDEERATHAEVHNLYGLMMSQACREGLNRHRSTQRSFVLTRSGYAGIQRWSSVWMGDNQSLWEHLEMSLPMLCNMGLSGVAFVGCDIGGFAGNATAELFARWMQVGMLYPLMRGHSAMSTARHEPWVFGDRVEKICREYIELRYRLLPYIYTLFSEAATTGAPILRPLLYHFPNDPSTYKLYDQVLLGPSLMAAPIYRPGVEHRAVYLPEGVWYDWWSGERYEGSTHILAHAPLERMPLYVREGAVIPMMPVMQHVDERPLDELTLRIWPGNGEFTLYEDDGNTFEFTAGAWATTTYRVRSEGQQTIVEIAAREGNWNPPSREVIVQVASVGEQRFSDDGTARTLRF